The following proteins are co-located in the Haemorhous mexicanus isolate bHaeMex1 chromosome 30, bHaeMex1.pri, whole genome shotgun sequence genome:
- the KAT6A gene encoding histone acetyltransferase KAT6A has product MVKLANPLYTEWILEAIKKVKKQKQRPSEERICNAVSSSHGLDRKTVLEQLELSVKDGTILKVSNKGLNSYKDPDNPGRIALPKPRNHGKLDGKPNVDWNKLIKRAIEGLAESSGSSLKNIERFLKGQKDVSALFGGSAASIFHQQLRLAVKRAVGHGRLLKDGPLYQLNTKATTNADGKESFESLSCLPPVCLLPHEKDKPVAEPIPICSFCLGTKEQNREKKPEELISCADCGNSGHPSCLKFSPELTVRVKALRWQCIECKTCSSCRDQGKNADNMLFCDSCDRGFHMECCDPPLTRMPKGMWICQICRPRKKGRKLLQKKAAQIKRRYANPIGRPKNRLKNQTTTSKGPFSKVRTGPGRGRKRKMAVSSQSASSEGGYLEQTDVLDFCRDGSNPLKFNKKTKGLIDGLTKFFTPSPDGRKARGEVVDYSQQYRIRKKGTRKSSTSEWPTDNQDGWDGKQETEERFFGSQDVLNEKDMELFRDIQEQALQKVGVTGPPDPQVRCPSVIEFGKYEIQTWYSSPYPQEYSRLPKLYLCEFCLKYMKSRTILQQHMKKCGWFHPPANEIYRKNNISVFEVDGNVSTIYCQNLCLLAKLFLDHKTLYYDVEPFLFYVLTQNDVKGCHLVGYFSKEKHCQQKYNVSCIMILPQYQRKGYGRFLIDFSYLLSKREGQAGSPEKPLSDLGRLSYMAYWKSVILECLYHQRDKQLSIKKLSKLTGICPQDITSTLHHLRMLDFRSDQFVIIRREKLIQEHMAKLRTNVRPIDVDAECLRWTPVIVSNSVVSEDEEEETEDGENEEQQKQKEKDPETSMVKSVSWEKKEQEPYSPTESEKKPDIVAPANSTRPNKHIFSLDSLPANSQPSRRGRWNRKSKKVHEPFCEKEPALPTEEKTAAPSGRCSECEEKSTASRGRCSDCEEKSVALQGRCGECEEKSPASRGRYAEDDEKSAASQGQYGKGEKSAAPHRQHSEAVERWRGQLKKNTESLKCRFPEDCDRLPRRYSDSDRGLLRCFSESSEEEDDEPVSPRSSSPPVLTKPTLKRKKPILHRKRRVRKRKHHNSSVVTETISETTEVLDEPFEDSDSERPMPQLEPTFEIEEEEEEEEEDEEEESELSSSGYFQHLAQPDTLRHRPSSKRKSREEEESDDNNGNPPLKPLSMLRNSEAKDSSLEPDTSTPVKKKKGWPKGKSRKPVHWKKRPGRKPGFKLTREEVPLSAQDEMVDEVVANSKAGRKSKISDKEECVEQKDLPLTEERKEEDVNMEAEDVGEGEEEDIGSSEVRAVSPVDSNSSPVPEVKEPEIEEEVEEKPRILEEQRQSEEEQQELDEPEHDHEEEEEVAVVTNQNEDHDADDEDDGHPESLKKKELEEQPVKEGVKEEPQVQECFLETSIPSSREDAKEKDEAEADSEEEQASNETSVGSEHVPGSEDDHEEEQSNKEGLIELKEEEEIPHSELDLETVQAVQSLTQEESNEHDVAYQDCEETLAACQTLQSYTQTEEDPQISMVEDCQASEHNSPISSVQSHPSQSVRSVSSPNVPALESSYTQISPEQGSLSAPSMQNMETSPMMDVPSVSDHSQQVVDSGFSDLGSIESTTENYENPSSYDSTMGGSICGNNSSQSSCSYGGLSSSSSLTQNSCVVTQQMANIGSSCSMMQQNSVQPAANCNIKSPQSCVVERPPSNQQPTTQPQQQQPQSQQPQPPPPPQQQPPLSQCSMNNSFTPAPMIMEIPESGSTGNISIYERIPGDFGAGSYSQPSATFSLAKLQQLTNTIMDPHAMPYSHSPAVTSYATSVSLSNTGLAQLAPSHPLAGTPQAQATMTPPPNLASTTMNLTSPLLQCNMSATNIGIPHTQRLQGQMPVKGHISIRSKSAPLPSASAHQQQLYGRSPPAVAMQAGPRTLAVQRGMNMGVNLMPTAPYNVNSMNMNLNAMNSYRMTQPMMNSSYHSNPAYMNQTAQYPMQMQMGMMGSQAYTQQPMQPNPHGNMMYTGPSHHSYMNAAGVPKQSLNGPYMRR; this is encoded by the exons ATGGTAAAACTCGCCAACCCGCTGTACACAGAGTGGATTTTGGAGGCAATCAAAAAGGTAAAGAAGCAAAAACAGCGACCTTCAGAGGAGAGGATATGCAATGCAGTGTCATCTTCGCACGGTTTGGACCGCAAAACTGTTCTGGAACAGTTAGAGTTGAGTGTTAAAGATGGAACTATTTTAAAAGTCTCCAACAAGGGTCTCAACTCCTACAAGGATCCTGATAATCCTGGGAGAATAGCACTTCCCAAGCCTCGGAACCATGGCAAGTTGGATGGTAAACCAAATGTGGACTGGAATAAACTTATTAAACGGGCAATTGAGGGCTTGGCTGAGTCGAGTGGCTCATCCCTGAAGAACATTGAGCGCTTTCTGAAAGGTCAGAAAGATGTGTCTGCATTATTTGGAGGCAGCGCCGCCTCCATTTTTCACCAGCAATTACGATTAGCTGTCAAACGTGCTGTTGGCCATGGTAGGCTCCTTAAGGATGGACCTCTGTACCAACTCAACACTAAAGCAACCACTAATGCTGATGGGAAGGAGAGTTTTGAGTCTCTTTCCTGTCTCCCTCCAGTGTGTCTCCTTCCCCATGAAAAGGATAAG CCGGTTGCTGAACCAATTCCAATTTGCAGTTTCTGCCTTGGTACAAAAGAGCAAAATCGGGAGAAGAAACCTGAAGAGCTCATCTCTTGTGCTGACTGTGGCAACAGTG gTCATCCGTCCTGTTTGAAGTTCTCTCCAGAGCTGACCGTTCGGGTGAAAGCCTTGCGATGGCAGTGTATTGAATGCAAAAcatgcagctcctgcagagatCAAGGCAAAAATGCT GATAACATGCTGTTTTGTGACTCCTGTGACCGTGGCTTTCACATGGAATGCTGTGATCCTCCTCTTACCAGGATGCCAAAAG GTATGTGGATATGTCAAATATGTCGGCCAcggaagaagggaagaaagctTTTGCAGAAGAAGGCGGCGCAGATCAAAAGACGCTATGCTAACCCAATAGGACGTCCTAAAAACAGGTTAAAGAATCAAACCACAAC ATCAAAAGGTCCTTTCAGCAAAGTTCGCACCGGTCCTGGTCGGGGTCGGAAGCGTAAGATGGCTGTGTCCAGCCAGTCAGCATCCTCAGAAGGAGGATACCTGGAGCAGACAGATGTCTTGGACTTCTGCAGAGATGGCAGCAACCCCTTGAAGTTTAACAAGAAAACCAAAGGGCTTATAGATGGCCTTACTAAATTCTTCACTCCTTCCCCTGATGGACGAAAAGCTCGAGGAGAAGTGGTTGATTATTCTCAGCAGTATAGGATCAGGAAAAAGGGTACCAGGAAATCTAGCACTTCAGAATGGCCCACAG ACAATCAGGATGGCTGGGATGGAAAACAAGAAACTGAGGAGCGTTTTTTTGGAAGCCAGGATGTCTTGAATGAAAAAGACATGGAGTTGTTTCGAGATATTCAGGAACAAGCACTGCAG AAAGTAGGGGTGACTGGGCCTCCTGATCCACAAGTGCGCTGCCCTTCTGTTATAGAATTTGGCAAATACGAAATCCAGACCTGGTACTCCTCCCCATATCCACAGGAATACTCAAG GCTACCGAAGTTGTACCTTTGTGAATTCTGTCTAAAATATATGAAAAGCAGAACTATTCTCCAACAGCATATGAAAAAATGTGGATGGTTTCATCCTCCAGCCAAtgaaatttacagaaaaaataatatatcaGTCTTTGAG GTTGATGGCAATGTCAGCACTATCTACTGCCAGAATTTGTGCTTGTTAGCTAAACTCTTCTTGGATCACAAGACTCTCTATTATGATGTGGAGCCATTTCTTTTCTACGTGCTGACACAGAATGATGTGAAGGGCTGTCACCTTGTTGGCTACTTTTCCAAG gaAAAACACTGCCAACAGAAGTACAATGTTTCCTGTATAATGATTCTTCCACAATACCAGCGTAAGGGCTATGGCAGGTTCCTAATTGACTTCA GCTATTTGCTTTCAAAGCGTGAGGGTCAGGCAGGATCACCAGAGAAGCCCCTGTCGGACCTGGGGCGCCTGTCATACATGGCTTATTGGAAAAGTGTCATACTGGAGTGCCTTTATCATCAACGTGACAAGCAATTAAGCATCAAGAAATTGAGTAAGCTGACTGGAATCTGCCCTCAAGATATCACTTCCACTCTGCATCACCTCCGAATGCTTGACTTCCGTAGTGATCA GTTTGTGATCATTCGTCGTGAGAAGCTGATCCAGGAGCACATGGCAAAGCTTCGGACTAACGTCCGGCCCATCGATGTGGATGCAGAATGTCTGCGTTGGACACCTGTCATAGTTTCCAACTCAGTTGTCTctgaagatgaagaagaggaaacagaggatggggaaaatgaagagcaacaaaagcagaaagaaaaggatcCAGAGACCAGT ATGGTAAAATCTGTGTcatgggagaagaaagagcaaGAGCCTTACTCACCAACAGAGAGTGAAAAAAAGCCAGACATTGTTGCTCCAGCCAATTCTACACGACCAAACAAGCACATTTTTTCCCTGGATAGTCTTCCTGCAAACAGTCAGCCATCACGAAGAGGTCGATGGAACCGCAAGAGCAAAAAAGTTCATGAGCCCTTTTGTGAGAAGGAGCCAGCATTGCCCACGGaggagaaaacagcagctcccagtggaCGGTGCAGTGAATGTGAGGAAAAGTCAACAGCCTCACGAGGCAGGTGCAGTGACTGTGAGGAGAAGTCAGTGGCCTTGCAAGGAAGATGTGGTGAATGTGAGGAGAAATCTCCAGCCTCCAGAGGCCGGTATGCTGAAGATGATGAAAAatctgcagcttcccagggacAGTATGGCAAAGGTGAAAAATCTGCAGCTCCCCACCGGCAGCACAGTGAAGCTGTGGAAAGGTGGAGGGGCCAGTTGAAAAAGAACACAGAGTCACTGAAATGCAGATTCCCAGAGGACTGCGACAGATTACCCCGGCGCtacagtgacagtgacaggggactCCTGAGGTGTTTTAGTGAGAGCAGtgaggaggaagatgatgagCCTGTGAGTCCTCGATCAAGCTCTCCACCTGTTCTCACCAAGCCAACATTGAAACGAAAG AAACCAATCCTCCATCGGAAGAGGCGGGTCCGCAAGCGTAAGCACCACAACAGCAGCGTTGTCACTGAAAcaatctcagaaaccacagaagTGCTGGATGAGCCATTCGAGGACTCAGACTCTGAACGACCAATGCCTCAATTAGAGCCTACATTTGAGattgaggaggaggaagaggaggaggaggaggatgaagaggaggagagTGAACTTTCATCCAGTGGATACTTTCAGCACTTAGCCCAACCAGACACACTCAGGCATAGACCCTCTTCGAAGAGGAAGtccagagaggaagaggagtcTGATGACAATAATG GTAACCCACCCTTGAAACCGTTATCTATGCTGAGGAATAGTGAAGCAAAAGATTCTTCACTTGAGCCAGATACTTCCACACCTGTGAAAAAGAAGAAGGGATGGccaaaagggaaaagcagaaagccAGTCCACTGGAAGAAAAGGCCTGGTCGAAAACCAGGATTTAAACTGACCCGGGAGGAGGTGCCACTGTCAGCTCAGGATGAGATGGTTGATGAAGTGGTAGCTAATTCAAAAGCAGGGCGTAAATCCAAAATTTCAGATAAAGAAGAATGTGTTGAGCAGAAGGACCTGCCTCTGactgaggaaaggaaagaggaggatGTGAATATGGAAGCAGAAGATGtaggagagggagaagaggaagacATAGGCAGCAGTGAAGTAAGAGCAGTTTCTCCTGTGGACAGCAACAGCAGTCCAGTGCCAGAAGTAAAAGAACCCGAGATAGAAGAGGAGGTAGAGGAGAAGCCACGGATTTTAGAGGAGCAGAGGCAATCAGAAGAAGAGCAGCAAGAATTAGATGAACCTGAACATGACcatgaggaagaagaggaagttGCAGTAGTGACAAATCAAAACGAAGATCATGATgctgatgatgaagatgatggtCATCCAGAgtctttgaagaaaaaagaattggaGGAACAGCCTGTTAAAGAAGGGGTGAAGGAGGAGCCTCAGGTGCAAGAATGTTTTTTAGAAACAAGCATCCCAAGCAGTAGagaggatgcaaaagaaaaagatgaagcAGAGGCAGATTCTGAGGAAGAGCAGGCTTCCAATGAGACATCAGTGGGCTCAGAGCACGTCCCTGGGTCTGAAGACGATCACGAAGAAGAGCAAAGTAATAAAGAGGGGTTAATTGAAttaaaggaagaggaggagattCCTCATAGTGAACTAGATCTTGAAACTGTTCAAGCAGTCCAGTCCCTGACACAGGAGGAAAGCAATGAGCACGATGTAGCTTACCAGGACTGTGAAGAAACTCTTGCAGCTTGTCAGACTTTGCAGAGTTATACCCAGACTGAGGAGGATCCTCAGATATCAATGGTCGAAGATTGCCAGGCCTCAGAACACAACAGTCCAATATCCTCTGTTCAGTCCCACCCCAGCCAGTCTGTGCGTTCTGTCAGCAGCCCAAACGTGCctgctctggagagcagctACACACAGATCAGTCCTGAGCAAGGATCCCTGTCCGCACCCTCTATGCAGAACATGGAGACCAGCCCCATGATGGATGTGCCTTCAGTATCGGACCACTCCCAGCAGGTGGTGGATAGTGGCTTCAGTGACCTTGGCAGCATTGAGAGCACTACAGAGAATTATGAAAACCCCAGCAGCTATGACTCCACGATGGGAGGCAGCATTTGTGGAAATAActcttcccagagcagctgttcGTACGGAGGACTGTCTTCTTCTAGCAGCCTCACTCAGAACAGTTGTGTTGTCACTCAGCAAATGGCAAACATTGGCAGCAGTTGCAGCATGATGCAGCAAAACAGTGTCCAGCCTGCAGCAAACTGTAATATCAAGTCACCTCAGAGCTGTGTAGTAGAAAGGCCCCCAAGTAACCAGCAACCAACAACACAgccacaacagcagcagcctcagtcccagcagccccagcccccccctcccccccagcaGCAACCTCCGTTATCTCAGTGTAGCATGAACAACAGCTTCACCCCAGCACCTATGATCATGGAAATACCCGAATCGGGCAGCACCGGTAACATAAGTATCTATGAGAGGATTCCAGGGGATTTCGGTGCCGGGAGCTATTCGCAGCCATCAGCCACGTTCAGTTTAGCCAAGTTGCAGCAGCTGACAAACACCATTATGGACCCTCATGCCATGCCTTATAGCCATTCTCCTGCTGTGACTTCCTATGCAACCAGCGTTTCTCTTTCCAACACGGGGCTGGCTCAGCTGGCTCCTTCTCACCCCCTGGCCGGCACCCCACAAGCACAAGCCACTATGACACCCCCACCAAACCTGGCCTCCACCACCATGAACCTCACATCCCCTCTGCTTCAGTGCAACATGTCCGCTACCAACATCGGCATCCCGCACAcgcagaggctgcagggccagATGCCGGTCAAGGGGCACATCTCCATCCGCTCCAAATCCGcccccctgccctctgccagcgctcaccagcagcagctgtacGGCCGCAGCCCCCCGGCCGTGGCCATGCAGGCCGGGCCCCGGACCTTGGCCGTGCAGCGGGGCATGAACATGGGCGTCAACCTGATGCCGACGGCGCCCTACAACGTCAACTCCATGAATATGAACCTGAACGCCATGAACAGCTACAGGATGACCCAGCCCATGATGAACAGCAGTTACCACAGTAATCCTGCCTACATGAATCAGACAGCACAGTATCCTATGCAGATGCAGATGGGAATGATGGGGAGCCAGGCCTATACCCAGCAGCCTATGCAGCCAAATCCTCATGGAAACATGATGTACACTGGCCCCTCCCATCACAGCTACATGAATGCTGCTGGGGTGCCCAAGCAGTCTCTTAATGGACCATACATGAGAAGATGA